Proteins from a genomic interval of Oceanispirochaeta crateris:
- a CDS encoding (deoxy)nucleoside triphosphate pyrophosphohydrolase, with protein sequence MERSIAGLAEREGLYFLAKRNPGGDLGNKWELPGGKIEVGETPEQAVIREWFEEMELNVQVGSLLSSGHFTHHNKKFLLEMYRVEFKDDPKVLHEHLEWGWFSPEEINDLDLAGSDRIVLSAFMEAVEPDPKLS encoded by the coding sequence ATGGAAAGATCCATAGCTGGACTGGCCGAAAGAGAAGGTCTCTATTTTCTCGCAAAAAGAAATCCAGGAGGGGATCTCGGGAACAAGTGGGAGTTACCCGGAGGAAAGATCGAAGTAGGAGAAACGCCCGAACAGGCCGTCATCCGAGAATGGTTTGAGGAAATGGAATTAAATGTTCAGGTAGGATCACTCCTCTCATCTGGGCATTTTACACATCATAATAAGAAATTTCTTCTGGAGATGTACAGGGTTGAGTTCAAGGATGATCCTAAAGTCCTTCATGAACATCTTGAGTGGGGTTGGTTTTCTCCTGAGGAGATCAACGATCTGGATCTAGCCGGATCTGATCGCATCGTTTTATCGGCATTTATGGAAGCTGTAGAACCAGATCCTAAACTCTCCTAA
- a CDS encoding glucose-1-phosphate adenylyltransferase, with protein MTKILSVVLGGGKGSRLYPLTKERAKPAVPFGGKFRLVDIPISNCINSGFRNIFVLTQFNTASLHFHISSTYRFDTFSGGFVEVLAAEQTFDNDDWYMGTADAVRKNAFHFHSQEPTHYMILSGDQLYRMDLQDFFKKHMESGADVTIAATPVNRKNADQLGILQLDNKGYINSFLEKPGPDKNIDEYKIPALRKKTDAIPEHKDYLASMGIYIFNAEALDKGLDNDFADFGKEVIPMMINKSRVRAHVYKGYWEDIGTIRNFFESNLNLATPRPFFNLYDMEYPIYTHRRDLPPSKVNSCHFHRALASEGSIINGESVVDSLVGVRSFIHRGATLDHVYIMGADLYETTRDKEINKAIGRPNLGIGPGTQVRKAIIDKSVRIGQDCRIGIDDNYRADFEAEHYYIRDGIIIIPKKAIIPDGTVI; from the coding sequence ATGACAAAGATATTGAGTGTCGTTCTAGGAGGCGGAAAAGGGTCCCGCCTCTATCCTCTAACCAAAGAACGGGCCAAACCAGCAGTCCCATTCGGCGGAAAATTCCGTCTTGTAGACATACCCATATCCAACTGTATTAATTCAGGATTCAGAAATATATTTGTTCTGACACAATTCAATACTGCATCACTTCACTTTCATATAAGCAGCACCTATCGGTTCGATACATTTTCAGGCGGATTTGTTGAAGTTTTGGCAGCAGAACAAACCTTCGACAACGACGACTGGTATATGGGTACAGCCGATGCGGTCAGAAAAAATGCATTTCATTTCCACTCTCAGGAACCAACCCACTACATGATACTCTCCGGGGATCAGCTCTATCGGATGGACCTTCAGGATTTTTTTAAGAAGCACATGGAAAGCGGCGCTGATGTGACAATAGCCGCGACCCCAGTGAATCGGAAAAATGCCGATCAGCTTGGTATTCTTCAGTTGGACAACAAAGGGTACATCAACAGTTTCCTGGAAAAACCCGGTCCCGACAAAAATATTGATGAATACAAGATTCCAGCTCTCCGAAAAAAAACGGATGCCATTCCGGAACATAAAGACTATTTGGCCTCCATGGGTATCTATATCTTTAATGCAGAGGCTCTCGACAAAGGACTGGATAATGACTTTGCCGATTTTGGAAAAGAAGTCATCCCCATGATGATCAATAAATCAAGGGTGAGAGCTCATGTCTACAAGGGTTACTGGGAGGATATTGGAACAATCCGAAACTTTTTTGAATCAAATTTAAATCTGGCCACACCAAGACCATTCTTTAACCTCTATGATATGGAATACCCCATTTATACCCATAGAAGAGACCTTCCTCCCTCCAAGGTGAATTCCTGTCATTTTCATAGGGCTCTCGCCTCTGAAGGGTCCATAATCAACGGTGAATCCGTAGTCGACTCTCTTGTTGGTGTCAGAAGTTTCATCCATAGGGGAGCAACCCTGGATCATGTCTATATTATGGGTGCCGACCTTTATGAAACAACGAGAGACAAGGAAATCAATAAGGCGATAGGAAGACCGAACCTAGGCATTGGCCCTGGAACTCAGGTCAGAAAAGCCATCATTGATAAAAGTGTACGCATAGGTCAGGATTGTAGAATTGGCATAGACGACAATTACAGAGCAGATTTTGAGGCAGAGCACTACTACATAAGAGATGGCATCATTATCATCCCCAAAAAGGCTATTATTCCCGATGGGACAGTTATTTAA